The sequence below is a genomic window from uncultured Stenotrophomonas sp..
GATCCGGAAGTCATCAACTCGGTGTTCCGCGCCGCGCACTCGATCAAGGGCGGCGCAGGCACCTTCGGCTTCGACACCATCGCCGGCGTCACCCACGTGCTGGAAACCCTGCTGGACGAGCTGCGCGCCGGCAAGCGCCCGCTGGAGGCCGCCGCGGTGGACGCGATGCTGGCTTCGGTGGACGTGCTGCGCGCGCTGCTGCGCGAGGCCGAGCACGGCCAGCCCGCCGACCCGGCCGCCGTCGCGGCGGTCAAGGCGCGCCTGGAGGCGGTGCTGTCCGGCAGCGCCGCCGCACCGGTCGCGGCCAAGCAGGAAGAAACCGCCGAGCCGGAAGGCTGGCAGATCGGCTTCGTGCCGGCGCCGTCGCTGTTCACGAGCGGCAACGACCCGCTGCGCATCATCCGCGAGCTTGAAACCCTCGGCCCGCTGCAGGTCGACGCGCGCATGGAACGCCTGCCCGGCTTCGAGCAGATGGACCCGCTGGAGGCCTACATCGCCTGGGATCTGGGCCTGACCGGGCGCATCCCGCGCAGCAAGATCGAGGACACCTTCGCCTGGGTGGTGGACGACTGCGAGCTGGACATCCAGCCGATCCTCGCACCGCCCAGCCTGGCCACCAGCGCGCCCGCGCCGGTGCAGGAAGCGGTCGCGGAAGCGGCCACGGCATCGCGCCCGGCGGCGGCCGGCAATGCCCCGGCCAATGCCGCCCACGAAGCCGAAAGCTCGATCCGCGTCAGCGTCGACAAGGTCGACGCACTGATCAACCTAGTCGGCGAACTGGTCATCACCCAGGCCATGCTCAAGCAGGTTTCCGGCGGCCTCGACCCCTCCCACGCCGAACGCCTGCTGGCCGGTCTGGACCTGCTCGAACGCAATACCCGCGACCTGCAGGAAGCGGTCATCGGCGTGCGCATGCTGCCGGTGGACGCGGTGTTCCGCCGCTTCCCGCGGCTGGTCCGCGATCTGTCCTCGCGGCTTGGCAAGCAGGTGCGGCTGCGCACCATCGGCGAAGGCACCGAGCTGGACAAGGGCCTGATCGAGAAGATCGCCGACCCGCTGGTGCACCTGGTGCGCAACTCCATCGACCACGGCCTGGAAATGCCCGACGTGCGCAAGCAGGCTGGCAAGGACGAGACCGGCACCATCACCCTGGCCGCCTCGCACCAGGGCGGGCACATCGTCATCGAGGTCAGCGACGACGGCCGCGGCCTGAACCGCGACAAGATCCTGACCAAGGCGCACGAGCGCGGTCTGGCGATTCCGGACAACCCGAGCGACGCACAGGTCTGGGACCTGATCTTCCAGCCCGGCTTCTCCACCGCCGACGCGGTCACCGACCTGTCCGGCCGCGGCGTCGGCATGGACGTGGTCCGCCGCAACATCCAGGCACTGGGTGGCGAAGTGCAGCTGGAAAGCCACACCGGCGCCGGCACCCGCGTGCTGATCCGGCTGCCGCTGACCCTGGCCATCCTCGACGGCATGACCGTGTCGGTGGCCGGCGAAACCCTGATCCTGCCGCTGGCCTACGTGCTCGAGGCATTGCAGCCCAAGGCCGAGGACATCCGCACGATGGCCGGCGAAGGCCGCGTGCTGCGCGTCCGCGGCGAGTACCTGCCGATCCTGTCGCTGGGCAATTACTACGGCTACCGCCACGAATCCAACGAAGAATCGCTGGTGGTGGTGGTCGAAGGCGACGGCCAGAAGATCGCGCTGGAAGTGGACGAACTGCTCGGCCAGCAGCAG
It includes:
- the cheA gene encoding fused chemotactic sensory histidine kinase in two-component regulatory system with CheB and CheY: sensory histidine kinase; signal sensing protein (Evidence 2a : Function of homologous gene experimentally demonstrated in an other organism; PubMedId : 2002011, 2068106, 2832069, 3510184, 8347572, 8555213, 8639521, 9020767, 9437425, 9636149; Product type r : regulator), producing MSMDLQRFHATFFEESREGLDAMEAGLLEMEGGQQDPEVINSVFRAAHSIKGGAGTFGFDTIAGVTHVLETLLDELRAGKRPLEAAAVDAMLASVDVLRALLREAEHGQPADPAAVAAVKARLEAVLSGSAAAPVAAKQEETAEPEGWQIGFVPAPSLFTSGNDPLRIIRELETLGPLQVDARMERLPGFEQMDPLEAYIAWDLGLTGRIPRSKIEDTFAWVVDDCELDIQPILAPPSLATSAPAPVQEAVAEAATASRPAAAGNAPANAAHEAESSIRVSVDKVDALINLVGELVITQAMLKQVSGGLDPSHAERLLAGLDLLERNTRDLQEAVIGVRMLPVDAVFRRFPRLVRDLSSRLGKQVRLRTIGEGTELDKGLIEKIADPLVHLVRNSIDHGLEMPDVRKQAGKDETGTITLAASHQGGHIVIEVSDDGRGLNRDKILTKAHERGLAIPDNPSDAQVWDLIFQPGFSTADAVTDLSGRGVGMDVVRRNIQALGGEVQLESHTGAGTRVLIRLPLTLAILDGMTVSVAGETLILPLAYVLEALQPKAEDIRTMAGEGRVLRVRGEYLPILSLGNYYGYRHESNEESLVVVVEGDGQKIALEVDELLGQQQVVVKNIENNYRRIGGVSGATILGDGRVALIVDVGGLVRSLRVPQAA